The genomic region TGACTGACGCTTGTCCCCGAAGCAACTGAAGAGAGCTTTAGCCgatttcttatatatagctaCTAGAAGAAAGGATGAATATGATTTTCATACAACTTTATATTAGTATTGCAACATCTCAAACCTGCCATTTCTTCCATTACCTCAAGCGTGTCTAGGAGTGGTCAGAAACGAAAAACTGCAGTACGATCCTAAGCAGATAAAAAGACTCGTTTCAGTACAAATAATAGCATCAACCTGGGACGCCCTCAAATAGGCAGTTGGCACATATTTTTCAGACTTTGCCTTAAGTCAAATCTGAAGTTTTGGTTCTTGCCCTGggtgagtgagtgagtgagtggaTAGCATTCATTGGCGAACCCTGAAAAGGAAAGTCTCCACTAAAAAAAAGTCAAGGCGGTGAAGTCAGTCCCGCGGCAGAATTTGGAGATTTTTCCTATTAGCACCCAGTAACATTTGCCTAGAAGCTTTGCGCCGACTACCAAACACGACAAAGTCGCATTCAACATTTACATACGCAAAAATGGTCACAAAAAGCAAACTGAAGATGGCCCTCGCCGCTGAGAAGGGCACAGatttcaagaagctcaagctcctAAAAAAGcagaaggaggctgagaagcgCAACGCTGCTGCTCGCGGGGCAGACAAGgacgacgagaagaagaccattgagattgaggctgagtttgaagacgatgatgaggatgaggatgaggatgaggatgatgaagaggaagagccTCAGGTTTGTTATAACCTATCTCGCGCTCGAGAATTTGACTAACAGAGTGGTCAGTACGATTTGAACGGCATCAACGACAGCGACGACTCAGATTCTTCAATCGAACTCGAGGAAAAGATTGTTCGCAAGCCAAAGAGAGATACACTCAAGAAGAGCGAAATCGCAAACCTGGCAGCTCAGAAGAAGGCTGCGGCCCAAGAGGACggcgatgaggaggaagaggaagatgaagaggatatCCCCATGTCTGATCTTGAGGACCTCGACGATGAGGACAAGGAAGACATTATTCCCCACCAGCGCCTCACTATCAACAACACAACCGCTCTCCTAGCCGCGCTGAACCGCATCTCCATCCCTACAGACAAGTCCGTCCCATTCGCCACCCATCAATCCATCATCTCAACAGACTTGACCTCTGAGGCCATCCCCGACGTGTCAGACGATCTGCAGCGCGAGCTCGCCTTCTACAGCCAGAGTCTCGAGGCCGCTCGTTCTGCCCGCAAGCTTCTGCGAAAAGAAAACGTTCCCTTCTCTCGTCCCAAGGATTACTTCGCCGAGATGATCAAGGAGGATGCCCATATggagaaggtcaaggctaAGCTTGTGGAGGAGGCGTCTAACAAGAAGGCTGCTCAGGAGGCTCGCAAGTTGCGCGACCTGAAGAAGTTCGGAAAGCAGGTCCAGGTTGCTAAGCTCCAGGAGCGACAAAAGGCCAAGCGTGAGactcttgagaagatcaagaacctcaagcgAAGTAAGCATTCCCACCACTTACCACCTCGAAGTTGCTCTTTACTAACAACCATTCTTAGAGCGCTCAGAAACTGGCGGTGCTGGTCTCGACACCAAGGAAGCCGATATCTTCGACGTCGGTGTCGAGAAGGAAATGAAGGGCCACAACCCTCGCGCAGGCGCCGGTCGCGGCCAAGTTGGTGCCGGAGCCAACCACAAGCgagccaagaagaacgagaagtACGGCTTCGGAGGCAAGAAGCGCCACGCCAAGTCAGGCGATGCCATGAGCTCCGGCGATCTCAGCGGCTTCGAccccaagaagatgaaggccgGCAGCAGAGTTTCCAAGTCTCGGCCTGGCAAGGCGAGACGGAAGGCCATGGGCTCTCGGtaaagagagggagagaCATTGTGTTGATAATCGTTGGTGAGATCGAGGGCGAGATTGGCTTGCGTGATGCATTGCtgttgaaaagaaaggctAGAGATGAAGTACAAGGGCTGGCGTTTAGGGTCCTCTTGCATGTAAATCGAAACCATTTGGTCAATATTCATATTTTCTGTCACAATACTCTTCATACTTGCACAATGTAATTGATCTGAAAGACTCGGACTTGATTACCTACAAAATATTTACGTGGCGTCTACAAAGTGTTCGAATTAATCCGTTTCAGCATGGTCAATCACTCCAGGAGCCAGGTATTTTGAATTTTTGGTCATTTCATCTATACCTAAAGGAATATATAGCAGATTCTGATCTGGACTGCATATCAAGTCTGAGCAGTCCCGATAGCCTCCAAGATGATACCCTTTTATGGGCTCAATCACCAAGCAGGCTGCGCATCCAACCCTGTTGAACATGCAAATCAGTATCCACTGAATCAATTTTGCAGCTGACTCTGCCCGTGTCGTCTTTTTGCGAATCTCCATCGCCTCCTCCGTCATTCTCCGTCGTCAAGTCATATCCAGATGTCCATGCCCTCGAAAGTGGTGCCATCCGAGAGCCCCAAGCAGTCAAAAGGTATCTATATACATAAACGAGCACCATTGTCGTCTGCTTAATGCCCGCTCGCGGTCGAAAACGCCAGAGCTCAGAGACATATATCCCTGAGCGGTTGCAGCCACACcaataagaaataattagAAAAAGGGAACCTCCAAGGTGAGAGAAGTGTTAGATAAGAGACAAAGAAACGTTGAATGTGCAATGACACGCGATGATGCACCCAAAGTCAACGACCGTTAATGATGCCCAACCCCGTACGCCCATGAAAAAGAAAGCAGAACCAGTGGTATCGAGAAGAAACGCCATGCGCTCATGACACGCTTTGCTGTGCAATGCATTTGCTACCCTTGAAAGAATAATGCGTATGAATCAAGCATTGATGCCGCAGGATGCGCCGAGAAGATGCTGTTACGAATTGATTGTCGTGTAAATCATTGTGCTGAGCCACCACCAAACGAACGACCTTACTGTGTGGCCGCTACACACCAGTGACGGTGGAAAGCCCATGCGCTCTTCTGGCACTCTTTGCTGCAGTATTTGGTGCGTCGGCATCGACGACACTTGGCAAACTGGCGAGTGTACTC from Fusarium oxysporum Fo47 chromosome III, complete sequence harbors:
- a CDS encoding eukaryotic rRNA processing protein EBP2-domain-containing protein, with translation MVTKSKLKMALAAEKGTDFKKLKLLKKQKEAEKRNAAARGADKDDEKKTIEIEAEFEDDDEDEDEDEDDEEEEPQYDLNGINDSDDSDSSIELEEKIVRKPKRDTLKKSEIANLAAQKKAAAQEDGDEEEEEDEEDIPMSDLEDLDDEDKEDIIPHQRLTINNTTALLAALNRISIPTDKSVPFATHQSIISTDLTSEAIPDVSDDLQRELAFYSQSLEAARSARKLLRKENVPFSRPKDYFAEMIKEDAHMEKVKAKLVEEASNKKAAQEARKLRDLKKFGKQVQVAKLQERQKAKRETLEKIKNLKRKRSETGGAGLDTKEADIFDVGVEKEMKGHNPRAGAGRGQVGAGANHKRAKKNEKYGFGGKKRHAKSGDAMSSGDLSGFDPKKMKAGSRVSKSRPGKARRKAMGSR